From the Motacilla alba alba isolate MOTALB_02 chromosome Z, Motacilla_alba_V1.0_pri, whole genome shotgun sequence genome, one window contains:
- the PJA2 gene encoding E3 ubiquitin-protein ligase Praja-2 isoform X1 produces the protein MGQGLGKTAWPKPAGGYQTITGGRKHSCVGFGPFLNNQDIDGRQQNDDCKQLELEDVQKENSLSFSEDSSPLVQVSADLLDEPLSKDAGTREPVCQSASSQTTPFSVFCYGLEGNQISQDLMNPYEKSEDIAEYTSGGHNDLNGKNGIAFVNIDSYEPDSSDGEEEDALDKYSWIREAAGLIQGRLDNILSQCEKDMESINDLQSQLSTFNHSVCRESCEEAGPMPLACPNNRTPKSAEDEATPKISLGDDSYETQQVKHIVDVGDGTPVPVADVLNIGDGDTDQENSSELVVRPKIRKQNTAKQLEREKHLPSDDEEENDCWRRIGIADVQQCHPECPLRDVKDEMSSGMFFLTRMHSHQKNTEMDLRRNALAREQKSVVSDSAFWNEFEDHITHYLMSLKDEDSSECSDGEWSTSVPSCFTAEEKEQLSSDESWETVSCREECDLGVQRSSSGVRDESPDFCFQEEEQTLLEEGEIPWLQYREEVESSSDEENDPIRDFVHLGFFLLDGNNNLEDDSSVSEDLDVEWRLLDEFGDGLGLAQAIPYMEPQFLTYMALEGHLEAVETALAQLESLTFDVEQTHPPATKETIDCLPQIIVTGDYNGQDLCCTICCSEYVEGEIITELPCHHLFHKPCVTLWLQRSGTCPVCRHVLAPVLPEAADDTVFFI, from the exons ATGGGCCAAGGACTTGGCAAAACTGCGTGGCCCAAACCTGCAGGAGGATATCAGACTATTACAGGTGGACGGAAACATTCCTGTGTTGGGTTTGGACCATTTTTGAATAATCAAGACATAGATGGACGTCAACAGAATGATGACTGCAAACAATTAGAATTGGAAGATGTTCAGAAAGAGAATTCTTTAT CTTTCTCTGAAGATTCTAGTCCATTGGTTCAAGTTTCTGCTGATTTATTAGATGAGCCTTTGTCAAAAGATGCTGGCACTAGAGAACCTGTTTGCCAAAGTGCATCAAGCCAAACAACACCATTTTCTGTATTCTGTTATGGCCTAGAAGGCAACCAGATCTCACAGGACTTAATGAATCCTTACGAAAAATCTGAGGACATTGCAGAGTACACATCTGGAGGGCATAATGATTTGAATGGTAAAAATGGAATTGCTTTTGTAAATATTGATTCCTATGAGCCGGATAGCAGtgatggagaggaagaggatgCTCTAGACAAATATTCTTGGATAAGAGAAGCAGCAGGTCTAATTCAGGGAAGACTAGATAACATACTTTCTCAGTGTGAAAAAGACATGGAGTCTATTAATGACTTGCAGTCCCAACTTTCTACTTTCAACCACAGTGTTTGTAGAGAAAGTTGCGAAGAAGCAGGACCAATGCCTTTGGCATGTCCAAATAATAGGACACCTAAATCTGCTGAAGATGAAGCTACACCAAAAATTAGCCTGGGTGATGACAGTTACGAAACACAGCAGGTAAAACATATAGTGGATGTAGGAGATGGAACCCCTGTACCAGTTGCTGATGTATTAAACATCGGTGATGGAGACACTGACCAAGAAAATTCATCTGAGCTAGTGGTGAGACctaaaattagaaaacaaaatactgctAAACaactggagagagaaaaacatctcCCTAGTGATGATGAGGAGGAAAATGATTGCTGGAGAAGAATTGGAATTGCTGATGTCCAGCAGTGCCATCCTGAGTGTCCCTTGAGAGATGTCAAAGATGAAATGAGTTCTGGTATGTTCTTTCTCACAAGAATGCACAGTCAtcaaaagaacacagaaatggACTTAAGAAGAAATGCACTGGCTCGAGAGCAAAAGAGTGTTGTAAGTGACAGTGCTTTTTGGAATGAGTTTGAAGACCACATCACACATTACTTAATGTCCCTCAAAGATGAAGACag CTCAGAGTGCAGTGATGGAGAATGGTCTACATCTGTGCCTTCCTGTTTTactgctgaggaaaaagagCAATTGTCAAGTGATGAAAGCTGGGAGACTGTCTCGTGCAGGGAGGAGTGTGACCTTggtgtgcagaggagcagcagtggtgtgAGAGATGAGAGCCCGGACTTCTGTTTCCAAGAAGA GGAGCAGACATTATTGGAGGAAGGTGAAATTCCTTGGTTACAGTACCGAGAAGAAGTAGAAAGTAGCAGTGATGAGGAAAATGATCCAATTCGTGATTTTGTACATCTTGGATTCTTCTTGTTGGATGGAAATAACAATCTTGAGGATGACTCCAGTGTGAGTGAAGACCTGGATGTGGAGTGGAG ACTACTTGATGAGTTTGGTGATGGCCTAGGACTTGCTCAAGCCATTCCTTACATGGAACCTCAGTTTCTCACATATATGGCACTAGAGGGACACTTAGAAGCTGTGGag ACTGCTCTGGCACAGTTGGAGTCTCTTACATTTGATGTTGAACAGACTCATCCACCAGCTACAAAAGAAACCATAGATTGTCTGCCACAGATTATTGTCACAGGTGACTACAATG GTCAAGACCTGTGTTGTACTATCTGTTGCAGTGAATATGTGGAAGGTGAAATCATAACAGAGCTACCCTGTCATCATTTGTTTCACAAACCTTGTGTAACTCTTTGGTTACAGAGA tCAGGAACATGCCCCGTTTGTCGTCATGTGCTTGCACCTGTACTTCCTGAAGCAGCTGATGacactgttttttttatttga
- the PJA2 gene encoding E3 ubiquitin-protein ligase Praja-2 isoform X2: MGQGLGKTAWPKPAGGYQTITGGRKHSCVGFGPFLNNQDIDGRQQNDDCKQLELEDVQKENSLSFSEDSSPLVQVSADLLDEPLSKDAGTREPVCQSASSQTTPFSVFCYGLEGNQISQDLMNPYEKSEDIAEYTSGGHNDLNGKNGIAFVNIDSYEPDSSDGEEEDALDKYSWIREAAGLIQGRLDNILSQCEKDMESINDLQSQLSTFNHSVCRESCEEAGPMPLACPNNRTPKSAEDEATPKISLGDDSYETQQVKHIVDVGDGTPVPVADVLNIGDGDTDQENSSELVVRPKIRKQNTAKQLEREKHLPSDDEEENDCWRRIGIADVQQCHPECPLRDVKDEMSSGMFFLTRMHSHQKNTEMDLRRNALAREQKSVVSDSAFWNEFEDHITHYLMSLKDEDSSECSDGEWSTSVPSCFTAEEKEQLSSDESWETVSCREECDLGVQRSSSGVRDESPDFCFQEEEQTLLEEGEIPWLQYREEVESSSDEENDPIRDFVHLGFFLLDGNNNLEDDSSVSEDLDVEWRLLDEFGDGLGLAQAIPYMEPQFLTYMALEGHLEAVETALAQLESLTFDVEQTHPPATKETIDCLPQIIVTGQDLCCTICCSEYVEGEIITELPCHHLFHKPCVTLWLQRSGTCPVCRHVLAPVLPEAADDTVFFI; encoded by the exons ATGGGCCAAGGACTTGGCAAAACTGCGTGGCCCAAACCTGCAGGAGGATATCAGACTATTACAGGTGGACGGAAACATTCCTGTGTTGGGTTTGGACCATTTTTGAATAATCAAGACATAGATGGACGTCAACAGAATGATGACTGCAAACAATTAGAATTGGAAGATGTTCAGAAAGAGAATTCTTTAT CTTTCTCTGAAGATTCTAGTCCATTGGTTCAAGTTTCTGCTGATTTATTAGATGAGCCTTTGTCAAAAGATGCTGGCACTAGAGAACCTGTTTGCCAAAGTGCATCAAGCCAAACAACACCATTTTCTGTATTCTGTTATGGCCTAGAAGGCAACCAGATCTCACAGGACTTAATGAATCCTTACGAAAAATCTGAGGACATTGCAGAGTACACATCTGGAGGGCATAATGATTTGAATGGTAAAAATGGAATTGCTTTTGTAAATATTGATTCCTATGAGCCGGATAGCAGtgatggagaggaagaggatgCTCTAGACAAATATTCTTGGATAAGAGAAGCAGCAGGTCTAATTCAGGGAAGACTAGATAACATACTTTCTCAGTGTGAAAAAGACATGGAGTCTATTAATGACTTGCAGTCCCAACTTTCTACTTTCAACCACAGTGTTTGTAGAGAAAGTTGCGAAGAAGCAGGACCAATGCCTTTGGCATGTCCAAATAATAGGACACCTAAATCTGCTGAAGATGAAGCTACACCAAAAATTAGCCTGGGTGATGACAGTTACGAAACACAGCAGGTAAAACATATAGTGGATGTAGGAGATGGAACCCCTGTACCAGTTGCTGATGTATTAAACATCGGTGATGGAGACACTGACCAAGAAAATTCATCTGAGCTAGTGGTGAGACctaaaattagaaaacaaaatactgctAAACaactggagagagaaaaacatctcCCTAGTGATGATGAGGAGGAAAATGATTGCTGGAGAAGAATTGGAATTGCTGATGTCCAGCAGTGCCATCCTGAGTGTCCCTTGAGAGATGTCAAAGATGAAATGAGTTCTGGTATGTTCTTTCTCACAAGAATGCACAGTCAtcaaaagaacacagaaatggACTTAAGAAGAAATGCACTGGCTCGAGAGCAAAAGAGTGTTGTAAGTGACAGTGCTTTTTGGAATGAGTTTGAAGACCACATCACACATTACTTAATGTCCCTCAAAGATGAAGACag CTCAGAGTGCAGTGATGGAGAATGGTCTACATCTGTGCCTTCCTGTTTTactgctgaggaaaaagagCAATTGTCAAGTGATGAAAGCTGGGAGACTGTCTCGTGCAGGGAGGAGTGTGACCTTggtgtgcagaggagcagcagtggtgtgAGAGATGAGAGCCCGGACTTCTGTTTCCAAGAAGA GGAGCAGACATTATTGGAGGAAGGTGAAATTCCTTGGTTACAGTACCGAGAAGAAGTAGAAAGTAGCAGTGATGAGGAAAATGATCCAATTCGTGATTTTGTACATCTTGGATTCTTCTTGTTGGATGGAAATAACAATCTTGAGGATGACTCCAGTGTGAGTGAAGACCTGGATGTGGAGTGGAG ACTACTTGATGAGTTTGGTGATGGCCTAGGACTTGCTCAAGCCATTCCTTACATGGAACCTCAGTTTCTCACATATATGGCACTAGAGGGACACTTAGAAGCTGTGGag ACTGCTCTGGCACAGTTGGAGTCTCTTACATTTGATGTTGAACAGACTCATCCACCAGCTACAAAAGAAACCATAGATTGTCTGCCACAGATTATTGTCACAG GTCAAGACCTGTGTTGTACTATCTGTTGCAGTGAATATGTGGAAGGTGAAATCATAACAGAGCTACCCTGTCATCATTTGTTTCACAAACCTTGTGTAACTCTTTGGTTACAGAGA tCAGGAACATGCCCCGTTTGTCGTCATGTGCTTGCACCTGTACTTCCTGAAGCAGCTGATGacactgttttttttatttga